GCTGGCGCCCGCGCCGGCCGCCGAAGCGGTTGCCGCCAGCACGCTGCCGACCGCCCGCCCCAGCCAGGCTGTCAGCAATACCGAACAGGCACTCCAGGCGCAGTTGCTCGACTCGCGCCGCGTCAACCAGCCAGAGCCGAACACCACGCTCGCCGCCAGCGAACGCAGCCCGGGCAACCGGCTGAACGAGCCGCAACCACGCCGCGACACCTCGGAGCAGTCCGCACCCGCCGCCAGCACCGAGCGCACGGTTCCGGCAGAGGCCCGCGTGCCCGTCAACGCCTCGCAACAGGCCATCACCCAATACCAGGTCAGCCAGTCCTTGCTGCAGGATGCCAGCAGCAGCACCCGCATCCGTACCGAAGCCTGAGCAGAACCACTGCACAAAAAGAAACGGGAGCCTTGGCTCCCGTTTCTTTTTACCGCATCACACCCGTGGCATCAGGCCCGCACGTCGATATGGTTACCCAGATGCGGCGGATTATTACCTTGCATCGCAGCGGCGTCCGTTGCCGTTGCCAGCAAGGCCAACGCCGCACTCTCGCTGACTTCCATCGTTTTCTTCAGCATCAGGATTTGCGCCACTTGCGCCACCTGATTATCTGCCGCCGCCGAAACTGCCGCCATCACCATCCCCCGAGCGCCGAGCGCCGATTACCGTAAACTATCCGCCGCGTTGAAACACTCAATCAGAATTGTCACCCATTCCTGATAGAATACGCACTATCGTCTCTGCCAGACAGGAAAAAGACAAACATGAGCCAAACTCGTCACTGCCCTCTGCTTATCCTTGGTTCCGGCCCTGCCGGCTACACCGCTGCGGTCTATGCCGCCCGCGCCAACCTGAAACCGGTACTGATTACCGGCATGGCCCAGGGCGGTCAACTGATGACCACCACCGATGTCGACAACTGGCCTGCCGATGTGGCCGGCGTGCAGGGCCCGGAGCTGATGCAGCGCTTCCAGCAGCACGCCGAGCGTTTCGGCACCGAAATGATCTTCGATCACATCCACACTGCCAAGCTGGATGAAAGACCGTTCCGCCTGATTGGCGATTCCGGCGAATACACCTGCGATGCACTGATCATCTCCACCGGCGCCTCGGCCAAATACCTCGGTCTGCCATCGGAACAAACCTTCTCCGGCAAGGGCGTATCCGCCTGCGCCACCTGCGACGGTTTCTTCTACCGCAACCAGGACGTTGCCGTGGTCGGCGGTGGCGATACCGCCGTGGAAGAGGCGCTGTACCTGGCCAACATCGCCAAGCACGTCACCCTGATCCATCGTCGCGACACCTTCCGCGCCGAAAAGATCATGATCGACAAGCTGAACGCGCGTGTAGCCGAAGGCAAGATCAGCCTGAAGCTGAAAGCCAACCTGGACGAAGTGCTGGGCGACGACAGCGGCGTGACCGGCGCGCGCCTGAAGTTCAACGACGGCAGCAGCGAAGACATCAAGCTGATGGGCGTGTTCATCGCCATCGGTCACAAGCCGAACACCGACATCTTCAAGGGTCAGCTGGAGCTGGACGAAACCGGCTACATCGTGACCCGCGGTGGCCGCGACGGCAATGCCACCGCCACCAGCGTACCGGGCGTGTTCGCTGCCGGCGACGTGCAGGATCACATCTACCGCCAGGCGATCACCAGCGCCGCATCCGGCTGCCAGGCAGCCCTGGATGCCGAGCGCTTCCTGGATCACTGAGCCCGGCTGCATTGAAGTCGCTCAAGGAGCAACTCAAGCCAGTCAAAGCACAGGCAAGACCCGCGAGGGTCTTGCCTGTTGCCGTTGCGGCCAACCCTGAGCCAGAGCCGGACTTCCGCCAGTTGATGCGGGACGTGCGTCCGCTCAAGCAGGATGGCCGCGTCCGCTACTCCCCACCACTACCCAAGCCGCGCCCCCTGCCGCAACATCGCACCAGCCAGACTCCACTGACGCCGCAAGCGGAGCAGGCGCTGTTCGCTCAGATGATAGGCTGGTTCGAGCCGGCACAGATCGACAGCCAGCACCGCAGCCCCGGCACCCCGAGCAATACCCTGAAAAAACTGCGCGCCGGACACTGGCCGGTCTGCGCCGAGCTGGACCTGCACGGGCTGGACCGCTTTGCCGCTCATGAACAACTGTCCGTATTCCTGCATCGCGCCCGCCACCTGGGCCAGTGCGTGCGGGTGATTCACGGTAAAGGCCTCAGCTCGCCGGGTGAACCGGTACTGCCGAAGATGGTCAGAGCCTGGCTCAGCCACCACCCGGATGTGCTGGCTTTCTGCGAAACCCGCATCGAACAAGGCGGCAGTGGCGCGGTACTGGCCCTGCTGCGCCGCCCGCACGGCTAAACCCGAGGAACCCACCATGGACACCACCCGCATCACCCCTTTCACCGCCGCAGCCACCAGCGGCGAGAGCGCTACCCTGCCACAAGGGCTGACCGTGCTTTACTTCTACCCGAAGGACAACACACCCGGCTGCACCAACGAGGCGATGGCTTTCCGCGATCTGCATCCACAATTCCAGGCTGCCGGCGCCCGCATCCTCGGTGTATCGCGCGACAGCCTGAAATCGCACGAGAATTTCAGGGCCAAGCACGAATTGCCATTTGAATTGATCAGCGATCCGGACGAAACTGTATGTAACCTGTTCGGTGTCATGAAACTGAAAAACATGTACGGCAAACAGGTGAGAGGGATAGAACGCAGCACTTTTGTCATCAATAGCGATGGCGACATCCTGCGCGAATGGCGTGGACTGAAAGTCCCCGGACACGCCGAAGAAGTGCTGACGTTCGTCAAGTCGCTTTAAGCGCCAGGTCCGGCACCCTGCCGGACCCCGCTTCAACAAGGGGGTCTTTCTCATGGCAAGCCACAGCAAGAGCAACGTCTGCAAACTGTTCGTCCTCGACACCAACGTCCTGCTGCATGACCCGACCTGCCTGTTCCGCTTCGAAGAGCACGACGTGTTCATCCCCATCATCACCCTCGAGGAGCTGGACACCCACAAGAAAGGCATGTCGGAAGTGGCCCGCAACGCCCGGCAAGCCAGCCGCTTTCTCGACGAAATCGTCAGCAGCAGTACCGATGACATCGAGGATGGCATTTCGCTGAAAGGCCCCAGCCGCGACGCCGCCAGCGGCAAGCTACGCCTGCAGACCGAAGCGCTGCACGCGGTACTGCCCTCCTCGCTGCCGGTCGGCAAGGCCGACAACCAGATCCTCGGCATCGTGATGGCACTGAAGCAGGCCGACGCCAACCGCCCGGCCATCCTGGTGTCGAAAGACATCAACATGCGCATCAAGGCGCGCGCGCTGGGACTGGACGCCGAGGACTACTTCAACGACAAGGTGCTGGAAGACACCGACCTGCTGTACGGCGGCACCCGCGAGATAGACGGCGACTTCTGGGAGCGCAACGGCCGGGATCTGAAATCGTGGCAGGAAGGTGGCCGCACCTACTACCAGTTCAAGGGCCCGGACGCCTCCAAGCTGCTGCTGAACCAGCTGTTGTGGCAGGAAGGCGAGCAGCCGATGCAGGCACGGGTGCTGCGCCTCGACGGCAAGGAAGCGGTGCTGGAGACACTGAAGGATTACAGTCACCAGAAGAACAATGTGTGGGGCATCGTCGCGCGCAACCGCGAACAGAATTTCGCACTGAACCTGCTGATGAACCCGGACATCGACTTCGTCACCCTGCTCGGCCAGGCCGGCACCGGCAAGACCTTGCTAACGTTGGCCGCGGGCCTGGCGCTGACACTGGAGCAGAAGCTGTACAGCGAGATCATCATGACCCGTGTCACCGTGCCGGTCGGTGAGGACATCGGTTTTTTGCCAGGCACCGAAGAGGAAAAGATGCTGCCGTGGATGGGCGCACTGGAAGACAACCTCGATGTACTCAACAAGAGCGAGGACGACGGTGGCGACT
The nucleotide sequence above comes from Vogesella indigofera. Encoded proteins:
- a CDS encoding YjfB family protein, with the translated sequence MAAVSAAADNQVAQVAQILMLKKTMEVSESAALALLATATDAAAMQGNNPPHLGNHIDVRA
- the trxB gene encoding thioredoxin-disulfide reductase, whose translation is MSQTRHCPLLILGSGPAGYTAAVYAARANLKPVLITGMAQGGQLMTTTDVDNWPADVAGVQGPELMQRFQQHAERFGTEMIFDHIHTAKLDERPFRLIGDSGEYTCDALIISTGASAKYLGLPSEQTFSGKGVSACATCDGFFYRNQDVAVVGGGDTAVEEALYLANIAKHVTLIHRRDTFRAEKIMIDKLNARVAEGKISLKLKANLDEVLGDDSGVTGARLKFNDGSSEDIKLMGVFIAIGHKPNTDIFKGQLELDETGYIVTRGGRDGNATATSVPGVFAAGDVQDHIYRQAITSAASGCQAALDAERFLDH
- a CDS encoding Smr/MutS family protein; this encodes MPVAVAANPEPEPDFRQLMRDVRPLKQDGRVRYSPPLPKPRPLPQHRTSQTPLTPQAEQALFAQMIGWFEPAQIDSQHRSPGTPSNTLKKLRAGHWPVCAELDLHGLDRFAAHEQLSVFLHRARHLGQCVRVIHGKGLSSPGEPVLPKMVRAWLSHHPDVLAFCETRIEQGGSGAVLALLRRPHG
- a CDS encoding peroxiredoxin, whose protein sequence is MDTTRITPFTAAATSGESATLPQGLTVLYFYPKDNTPGCTNEAMAFRDLHPQFQAAGARILGVSRDSLKSHENFRAKHELPFELISDPDETVCNLFGVMKLKNMYGKQVRGIERSTFVINSDGDILREWRGLKVPGHAEEVLTFVKSL
- a CDS encoding PhoH family protein yields the protein MASHSKSNVCKLFVLDTNVLLHDPTCLFRFEEHDVFIPIITLEELDTHKKGMSEVARNARQASRFLDEIVSSSTDDIEDGISLKGPSRDAASGKLRLQTEALHAVLPSSLPVGKADNQILGIVMALKQADANRPAILVSKDINMRIKARALGLDAEDYFNDKVLEDTDLLYGGTREIDGDFWERNGRDLKSWQEGGRTYYQFKGPDASKLLLNQLLWQEGEQPMQARVLRLDGKEAVLETLKDYSHQKNNVWGIVARNREQNFALNLLMNPDIDFVTLLGQAGTGKTLLTLAAGLALTLEQKLYSEIIMTRVTVPVGEDIGFLPGTEEEKMLPWMGALEDNLDVLNKSEDDGGDWGRAATRDLIRSRIKVKSLNFMRGRTFLNKYLIIDEAQNLTPKQMKTLITRAGPGTKVVCLGNISQIDTPYLTEGSSGISYVVDRFKGWEHSGHITLQRGERSRLADHAAEVL